The following are from one region of the Rosistilla carotiformis genome:
- a CDS encoding efflux RND transporter periplasmic adaptor subunit — protein MIPSIGCRKDAVELESKPPLPVSLLTLSKAIPSSSYTGSGSVKAWKTEQIGFEVAGRVEWVLEPGKDVDGRMVDPDGKLIQAGTPLAQLESSRYEIAVESAEANLEVAELRKEGIEIRLKEALPAELDAERANLKLAELEFSRIETLQKQNAASLSEFDQARNEVQARQASLSSLLASEKQTGAEFKSAAAEIRRAQQALRDARRDLDNTTLYGSYQGQISEVMVVPGSVVSAGSPVLTLQMTSPIKVEVELSSRQSRLMRKRRHLPVSFLLPDGNPRVQNAFVYRIAPSADPTTRTFAMSLLMLNEKIHDLPDESPGSATVARSEDLWPLKLKQMMVTSPGVLLVEEKSILRDDQGPFIYQVTNAKLRDVLPTVLKVRQRRIVEHDLRVPFLGNWTFRSIAFVDSEPVDENTLYVGQLKFEDNDASTWDGESVILDAGSQWMLRPGDLVTVDLSSNVIEPGFYVPIDAIYEESGETSLFVYEEGVARKLPVQVVPAENLDAGSLMEIRAAELTDGLQVIVGGVHYLRDGQAVRVIGQQSLDSIVREEAGVSEEALYREIESAAEATVPKEER, from the coding sequence ATGATACCCTCCATCGGGTGTCGGAAAGACGCGGTTGAATTGGAGAGTAAGCCACCGCTGCCCGTCTCGTTGCTGACGTTGTCCAAAGCGATTCCGTCGTCGTCTTACACCGGGTCGGGAAGCGTTAAGGCGTGGAAGACCGAACAGATCGGATTTGAAGTTGCTGGCCGGGTCGAATGGGTGCTCGAACCGGGTAAGGATGTCGACGGTCGCATGGTCGATCCCGACGGCAAATTGATCCAAGCCGGAACGCCGTTGGCGCAGCTCGAATCGTCTCGCTACGAAATCGCCGTTGAATCGGCCGAAGCGAATCTCGAGGTCGCGGAATTGCGGAAAGAGGGGATCGAGATCCGATTGAAGGAGGCCCTGCCGGCCGAGCTGGATGCCGAGCGAGCCAACTTGAAACTGGCCGAATTGGAATTCTCTCGTATCGAAACGCTGCAAAAACAGAATGCTGCGTCGCTGTCGGAATTTGATCAAGCGCGTAACGAAGTCCAGGCGCGACAAGCCTCGCTCAGTTCGCTGCTGGCTAGCGAAAAGCAGACGGGCGCGGAGTTTAAATCCGCAGCGGCGGAGATCCGTCGGGCGCAACAGGCATTGCGGGATGCCCGTCGCGATTTGGACAACACCACGTTGTACGGGTCTTACCAAGGACAGATCTCCGAGGTGATGGTGGTTCCCGGGAGTGTCGTTTCGGCGGGATCTCCGGTGTTGACCTTGCAGATGACCAGTCCGATCAAGGTGGAAGTCGAACTGTCGTCGCGGCAGTCGCGGTTGATGCGCAAACGCCGGCATCTCCCCGTCTCGTTCCTTCTGCCCGATGGCAATCCGCGGGTTCAAAACGCGTTTGTTTACCGAATCGCTCCCAGCGCGGATCCCACGACACGGACCTTTGCGATGTCGTTGTTGATGCTGAACGAAAAGATCCACGACCTGCCCGATGAGTCTCCAGGGTCGGCGACGGTGGCCAGATCGGAGGACCTCTGGCCGTTGAAGTTGAAACAGATGATGGTGACCAGCCCCGGTGTGTTGCTGGTCGAAGAAAAATCGATCCTCCGCGACGACCAAGGTCCGTTCATCTATCAAGTGACCAATGCCAAGCTCCGCGATGTCTTGCCGACCGTTTTGAAGGTCCGTCAGCGACGGATTGTCGAGCACGATTTGAGGGTTCCATTTTTGGGCAATTGGACGTTCCGTTCGATCGCGTTTGTCGATTCGGAACCGGTCGATGAAAACACGCTTTATGTCGGCCAGCTGAAGTTCGAGGACAACGACGCTTCGACTTGGGATGGCGAATCGGTCATCCTGGATGCCGGCTCTCAATGGATGTTGCGCCCCGGCGATTTGGTGACGGTCGATCTGTCCAGCAACGTCATCGAGCCTGGGTTTTATGTACCGATCGACGCGATTTACGAAGAATCGGGGGAAACGTCGCTGTTCGTCTACGAGGAGGGCGTTGCCAGGAAATTGCCCGTGCAGGTGGTCCCCGCTGAAAACCTTGACGCCGGATCGTTGATGGAGATCCGGGCGGCGGAACTTACCGATGGGTTGCAGGTGATTGTTGGCGGGGTTCACTATTTACGCGATGGCCAAGCGGTCCGGGTGATCGGACAACAAAGCCTCGATTCGATTGTGCGCGAGGAAGCCGGGGTTAGCGAGGAAGCGTTGTACCGCGAAATCGAATCGGCGGCCGAGGCGACGGTTCCCAAGGAGGAACGGTAA
- a CDS encoding PD-(D/E)XK nuclease family protein, giving the protein MASGSSLQPIFLGWNQPLLPLAAEWLWNAYPPTDQWDLSALTIVLPGRRATRQFGDMLTRFAAARNRTLAAPIIITTGGLPERLYQPTAPIANEMEQTLAWCQVLRAAPSASLEPLIANPPPQTPIAPWLELAGAVRRLHEELASEHFSFGDVANALAKETPAETPRWELLEKLANAYDATLQAVGRSDPYSQRRHATSGHLCQAPGDVIVVGAVDLNKSIRTMIEAIAPRVAILVGAPESEADVFDQYGCVLPTAWTKRTLQITDEQLVPATDAEDQAVATGQIISGWRAQFQLDQITIGITDEAMIAPVSQQLATQGIDVHAELGDPLIRSAPARLLSLIVDYIQTRSYRALSSLVRHADLHAMLTADLTSTAPDGEASAAYGNWLVCLDRLRSEHFPLRTTDPIPVAATDRELVGRLITTVDRWLEPLLVNESAAEIQLTDWCNAIRTTLDTVYSKRRQNLRGSWQQKLGQALVAIDAAIDRLSSVPQPLELSLPSGTIAEMLLAQIADVRLHHPANPDTIELVGWLDLALDTNEALCVVGLNEPFVPESVVADPFLPGGLRHRLKIADNDQRYARDAYALSLMMHSRPAVRWIVGRASAEGSPTPPSRLLAACSADVAATRTLRLLDELPPRPVVASIWSTDQATSNLPIPVPCDYNPPSILSVTAFGDYLRCPYRFFLRHIAKLRPLDDTVVELAANQFGNLIHDALEEFGKDGPKHSTNHDEVEGFLLDAASDLARQRYGDRPSAPVRLQITSALNRLKLVAKRQVERTQQGWLLWAAERQVDVQHNAVLMVDGTPFGLKGRIDRIDYHPDDDRWAVIDYKTHAHDPFKKHYKKSTDEWIDLQLPLYRHMLSALEIHADRDLVQLGYFNIGEKESDVRVNIAEFTPALYASADVAAADVVRGVREGRFIANPDAATNYDDYAVICQTGSIEHLFTDQDEDALEETQA; this is encoded by the coding sequence GTGGCGTCTGGTTCGAGCTTACAACCGATCTTTTTGGGATGGAATCAGCCGCTGCTGCCGTTGGCGGCCGAGTGGCTTTGGAATGCCTATCCCCCCACCGATCAGTGGGATTTGAGTGCGCTGACGATTGTCTTGCCGGGACGACGTGCGACGCGGCAATTTGGCGACATGTTGACCCGTTTCGCCGCGGCGCGGAACCGCACGCTGGCGGCGCCAATCATCATCACCACCGGCGGTTTGCCCGAACGTCTGTATCAACCGACCGCGCCGATCGCCAATGAGATGGAGCAGACGCTCGCCTGGTGCCAGGTGCTGCGCGCGGCTCCGTCGGCGTCGCTGGAACCCTTGATTGCCAATCCGCCTCCCCAAACTCCGATCGCGCCGTGGTTGGAATTGGCCGGTGCCGTTCGCCGACTGCACGAAGAACTGGCGAGCGAACATTTCAGTTTCGGCGACGTTGCCAATGCGTTGGCGAAGGAGACGCCGGCAGAAACCCCGCGATGGGAACTGTTGGAAAAATTAGCGAACGCGTATGACGCGACGCTACAGGCGGTGGGCCGATCCGATCCATATTCTCAACGGCGACACGCCACATCGGGCCATCTGTGCCAGGCCCCTGGCGATGTGATCGTGGTCGGGGCGGTCGATCTGAACAAGAGTATCCGGACGATGATCGAAGCGATCGCCCCACGCGTCGCCATCTTAGTGGGTGCCCCCGAATCCGAAGCGGACGTCTTCGACCAATACGGCTGCGTACTTCCAACGGCTTGGACGAAACGAACGCTGCAGATTACCGACGAACAATTGGTTCCCGCCACCGACGCCGAAGACCAAGCCGTCGCGACCGGCCAGATCATCTCGGGTTGGCGCGCGCAATTCCAGCTGGATCAGATCACGATCGGGATCACCGACGAGGCGATGATCGCGCCGGTCAGCCAACAATTGGCGACCCAGGGAATCGACGTCCACGCGGAACTTGGCGATCCGTTGATCCGTTCCGCTCCCGCCCGGTTGTTGTCGCTGATCGTGGATTACATTCAAACTCGCAGCTATCGCGCCTTGTCGAGTCTTGTGCGACACGCGGACCTGCACGCGATGCTGACTGCCGATTTGACCTCCACCGCTCCCGACGGCGAAGCTTCGGCGGCCTATGGGAACTGGTTGGTCTGTTTGGATCGACTGCGTAGCGAGCACTTCCCGCTGCGGACGACCGATCCGATCCCAGTGGCAGCCACCGATCGCGAATTGGTCGGCCGATTGATCACCACCGTCGACCGTTGGTTGGAACCGTTGCTGGTCAACGAATCGGCGGCGGAAATCCAACTGACCGATTGGTGTAATGCAATCCGCACCACCCTGGACACCGTCTACTCCAAGCGTCGCCAAAACCTTCGTGGTTCGTGGCAACAGAAACTGGGGCAGGCCTTGGTCGCCATCGATGCAGCAATCGATCGATTAAGCAGTGTGCCTCAGCCATTGGAGCTGTCGTTGCCCAGTGGAACCATTGCGGAGATGCTACTGGCTCAGATCGCCGATGTTCGACTGCATCATCCCGCCAACCCCGACACGATCGAACTTGTCGGTTGGTTGGATTTGGCGCTCGACACCAACGAAGCGTTATGTGTCGTCGGTTTAAACGAACCGTTTGTTCCCGAGAGCGTCGTCGCCGATCCGTTCCTTCCCGGTGGGCTGAGGCATCGATTGAAGATTGCCGACAACGATCAACGGTATGCCCGCGATGCGTATGCGTTGAGTCTGATGATGCACAGCCGCCCCGCAGTCCGATGGATCGTTGGTCGGGCCAGTGCCGAGGGATCGCCAACGCCCCCCAGCCGTTTGCTGGCCGCCTGTTCGGCTGACGTGGCGGCGACGCGAACGCTGCGATTGTTAGACGAACTGCCGCCACGGCCCGTCGTTGCATCGATCTGGTCGACCGATCAAGCCACGTCGAACCTGCCGATCCCTGTCCCCTGCGACTACAATCCGCCAAGCATCCTTTCGGTCACGGCCTTTGGCGATTACCTGCGCTGTCCCTACCGCTTTTTCCTGCGGCACATTGCCAAGCTGCGTCCGTTGGATGACACCGTGGTCGAATTGGCCGCCAACCAATTTGGCAATTTGATTCACGATGCGTTGGAAGAGTTTGGGAAAGACGGGCCCAAGCATTCGACGAACCACGACGAGGTCGAAGGCTTTTTATTGGACGCGGCATCGGATTTGGCCCGGCAACGCTATGGCGATCGCCCCTCGGCTCCGGTGCGGTTGCAAATCACCAGTGCGTTGAACCGTTTGAAGCTGGTCGCAAAACGACAGGTGGAACGGACACAGCAGGGCTGGTTGCTGTGGGCTGCCGAACGGCAAGTGGACGTTCAGCACAACGCCGTGTTGATGGTCGATGGAACCCCGTTTGGACTGAAAGGTCGCATCGACCGCATTGACTACCACCCCGATGACGATCGCTGGGCGGTGATCGATTACAAGACGCACGCTCATGATCCATTCAAGAAGCATTACAAAAAGTCGACCGACGAGTGGATCGATCTTCAGCTGCCACTGTACCGCCACATGTTATCCGCGTTGGAGATACACGCCGATCGCGATTTAGTGCAGCTGGGCTATTTCAATATTGGCGAAAAGGAATCGGACGTCCGCGTGAACATCGCGGAATTTACACCTGCACTCTACGCATCGGCTGATGTCGCCGCAGCCGACGTCGTCCGGGGCGTCCGCGAAGGTCGCTTTATCGCCAACCCCGACGCGGCAACCAATTACGACGACTACGCCGTCATCTGCCAGACCGGTAGCATCGAACACTTGTTCACCGATCAAGACGAGGATGCGTTGGAGGAGACGCAAGCATGA
- a CDS encoding UvrD-helicase domain-containing protein — protein sequence MSPSQSNRRTDAATPTADALRPLMIRASAGTGKTYQLTGRLLQILLNGAAPETILATTFTRKAAGEILNRLLLSLARAATDPKALDGLRTQIGDPNLTADAPAPLLLGILQSIHRLRICTLDSLFSQLARSFSFELRLPPGWQLTDEIEESWFVDLAITRMLEQFDETEVQSLFHMLSKGQAERNVAMRLQQVVQNNYAGFRRSHRDAWRTLTPVKAPPTKAITAAVGVLDSSASGDKRIDKAMRKYGEWTLTGQWDAIVEAKLIAAADESQHSGDPVTYYKKPVPDDLVAAMQVIYAKARHEFVMRLKMQTEATGDLLESYDRNLGSLKQNARRFSFDDVSHQLAAWIDRLQANQVSGDLDRLAIRMDASLDHVLLDEFQDTAPVQWDVLRPFARRASVGAPERTFFCVGDTKQAIYGWRGGEAKIFDAVQQELPNVDSQPQDTSFRSSPVITDNVTKIFKNLHRHPAYSEREPHPVGDEQWKCHALHEFEDAFHDHHAAFRDRPGYVQFSTGPQGEGSASEKRALHERYVATQVRELADKIPGKSIGILTRTNQTVGRMIYLLRELGLDVSQEGGNPLIDSAAVELVLSAIRIAEHPGDLRWRFHLANSPLAKSLELTSAIDRKIAYRESLRLSSELRDRLEHEGLVATVTELAKTLLPECGEADRLRLRQLIGLANQYARAPQSRWSAFVEMVTKRRVQRPREAQIRVMTIHQAKGLEFDAVILPELDGPLSKPPQKCVTIAPSPTARATGALRYVKHQAWGMLEDQWQQAFGRSIAAAMTESLCTLYVAVTRPVHALYIYIIPAGKSNFNAKTSAALLYHALGVTATVEPETDLYIDGDREWFNALPAPQETPSAEPKPEKSNAGETEISVERRPQTKPTVPSNDSPRRSVEDPKQMDLF from the coding sequence ATGAGTCCATCCCAATCGAACCGCCGCACCGACGCCGCAACGCCGACCGCCGACGCGCTGCGTCCGCTGATGATCCGCGCTTCGGCAGGGACCGGCAAGACATATCAATTGACAGGCCGCTTGCTACAGATCCTGTTGAACGGGGCCGCTCCCGAGACCATCTTGGCGACAACGTTTACGCGGAAGGCAGCGGGAGAGATTCTCAATCGCTTGCTACTTTCGCTAGCCCGTGCGGCGACCGACCCGAAAGCGCTCGATGGATTGCGAACGCAGATCGGCGATCCCAACCTAACGGCCGACGCCCCTGCACCGTTGTTGCTTGGAATTTTGCAATCGATTCACCGGTTGAGGATCTGCACGCTCGACAGTCTGTTTTCCCAATTGGCGCGTTCGTTTTCATTCGAATTACGGCTGCCGCCGGGCTGGCAATTGACGGATGAAATCGAGGAGAGTTGGTTTGTTGATCTGGCCATTACGCGCATGCTGGAGCAATTCGACGAGACCGAGGTCCAGTCGCTATTTCACATGCTCAGCAAGGGGCAAGCCGAGCGGAATGTGGCAATGCGCTTGCAACAAGTGGTGCAGAACAATTACGCCGGATTCCGTCGCAGCCACCGCGATGCTTGGAGGACGTTGACGCCGGTCAAAGCGCCGCCGACCAAGGCGATCACAGCAGCGGTGGGCGTATTGGACAGCAGTGCCAGCGGCGACAAACGAATCGACAAAGCGATGCGGAAGTACGGGGAATGGACCCTGACCGGACAATGGGACGCGATCGTGGAAGCCAAACTGATCGCGGCCGCGGACGAATCTCAGCATAGCGGCGATCCGGTCACCTACTACAAAAAACCGGTTCCCGACGATTTAGTGGCCGCGATGCAAGTGATCTACGCCAAAGCGCGGCACGAGTTTGTGATGCGTTTGAAAATGCAGACCGAAGCGACTGGCGATCTGCTGGAATCGTACGATCGCAATCTCGGTTCGTTGAAACAAAACGCCCGACGGTTCAGCTTCGATGATGTCTCCCATCAACTGGCTGCGTGGATCGATCGGTTGCAGGCAAATCAAGTCTCGGGAGACCTAGATCGGTTGGCGATTCGGATGGATGCGTCATTGGATCACGTGCTATTGGATGAGTTCCAAGACACCGCGCCGGTCCAGTGGGATGTGCTGCGACCGTTCGCGCGACGCGCAAGTGTCGGCGCCCCCGAACGGACATTCTTCTGCGTCGGCGATACCAAACAGGCGATCTATGGCTGGCGCGGTGGCGAGGCGAAGATCTTCGACGCGGTCCAGCAGGAACTGCCAAACGTCGATTCGCAACCACAGGACACCAGCTTCCGCAGCAGTCCGGTGATCACCGACAACGTGACCAAGATTTTCAAAAACCTGCATCGACATCCTGCCTACAGCGAACGCGAACCACATCCGGTCGGGGACGAACAGTGGAAGTGTCACGCGTTGCACGAATTTGAGGATGCGTTTCACGACCATCACGCAGCGTTCCGCGATCGACCTGGCTACGTGCAGTTTTCGACGGGGCCGCAGGGAGAGGGTTCGGCCAGTGAAAAGCGTGCACTGCACGAACGGTACGTCGCAACGCAGGTACGGGAACTCGCCGACAAGATCCCCGGCAAATCGATCGGCATCCTGACCCGAACCAACCAAACCGTGGGCCGAATGATCTATCTGCTGCGGGAACTGGGGCTGGATGTCAGTCAAGAAGGTGGCAACCCACTGATCGATTCGGCAGCGGTCGAATTGGTGCTGTCTGCGATCCGAATCGCCGAACACCCTGGGGATCTGCGTTGGCGGTTCCATCTTGCCAACTCTCCGTTGGCGAAGTCGCTGGAACTGACATCGGCCATCGATCGCAAGATCGCCTATCGCGAGAGCCTCCGATTGTCGTCGGAATTGCGTGACCGCTTGGAACACGAAGGGCTCGTTGCCACCGTGACCGAACTTGCCAAAACGCTGTTGCCCGAATGTGGCGAAGCGGATCGGTTACGGTTGCGTCAGTTGATCGGATTGGCCAATCAATACGCACGGGCTCCACAATCTCGCTGGTCCGCGTTTGTGGAAATGGTCACCAAGCGACGTGTGCAACGGCCACGGGAAGCACAGATTCGCGTGATGACGATTCACCAAGCCAAGGGTTTGGAGTTTGACGCCGTGATCCTGCCCGAACTCGACGGGCCGCTCTCCAAACCACCACAGAAATGCGTCACGATCGCCCCCAGCCCAACCGCTCGAGCGACTGGAGCCCTACGTTACGTGAAGCATCAAGCTTGGGGCATGCTGGAAGATCAATGGCAGCAGGCGTTTGGACGCAGCATCGCCGCCGCGATGACCGAATCGCTGTGCACGTTGTACGTCGCGGTGACACGCCCGGTCCATGCGCTGTATATCTACATCATCCCGGCCGGCAAAAGCAACTTCAACGCAAAGACGTCGGCGGCATTGCTGTATCACGCCCTCGGCGTCACCGCCACCGTGGAACCCGAAACCGATCTCTACATCGATGGCGACCGTGAATGGTTCAACGCCCTCCCTGCGCCGCAAGAAACACCTTCGGCCGAACCGAAGCCCGAAAAATCAAACGCCGGCGAAACGGAGATCTCCGTCGAGCGCAGGCCCCAGACGAAACCAACGGTTCCATCCAACGATTCCCCACGCCGCAGCGTGGAAGATCCCAAACAGATGGACCTATTTTAG
- a CDS encoding HlyD family secretion protein yields the protein MIELILGTYGAACWLIFKKFKLVPITTYTVCTAVLGGMVLLVGLLILLSVCHPVSHDGRFYSTVTQIVPQVRGKVLEVPVKTNAPLKTGDVLFRIDPKPYQLEVDRLEAMLAGMNAQVSQLDARLASAQAATEVARSNLLVSESDYDRQARISLDISQTQIDQTETRLSLAKENLKRSQELAESGAASQRELDADQARVDALESELLQAKSAEQKAQETLASGSNRLKAARDELKRAEAQEREARVALEAESDGVNPDVRQAMAELERKRWELEQTVVRAPTDGYVTQVTLRPGQMATPFSPMSAMLFIPDEKQMLVARYPQNAIAGIETGLDAELAFQAYPGRIFPAKVEYVFDIIPEGQFLGMGKLQGGADASVGDDIPVKFVFGEDVEALNLPTGAHVSIAVYTHNFHALAIVRKIILRIKSWENYVFFMKNFDAVH from the coding sequence ATGATTGAATTGATTCTCGGAACCTATGGCGCTGCCTGCTGGTTGATCTTCAAGAAATTCAAATTAGTTCCCATCACCACCTACACCGTTTGCACCGCGGTATTGGGCGGAATGGTTCTGTTGGTGGGACTGTTGATTTTGCTGTCGGTATGCCATCCGGTCAGCCACGATGGAAGGTTCTATTCGACCGTTACCCAGATCGTGCCACAGGTGCGTGGCAAGGTGCTCGAAGTTCCCGTCAAAACGAATGCACCGCTGAAGACCGGCGACGTGTTATTCCGTATCGACCCCAAGCCCTACCAATTGGAAGTCGATCGATTGGAAGCGATGCTGGCCGGAATGAACGCTCAGGTTTCGCAATTGGACGCACGGCTGGCATCGGCTCAAGCGGCGACGGAAGTCGCGCGGTCGAATCTTCTGGTCTCTGAATCGGACTACGACCGGCAGGCGCGGATCTCGTTGGACATTTCCCAAACACAGATCGATCAAACCGAAACGCGCCTAAGTTTGGCGAAGGAGAATTTGAAACGTAGCCAGGAATTGGCTGAATCCGGCGCGGCGTCGCAGCGTGAACTGGACGCCGACCAGGCGCGGGTCGATGCGCTGGAATCCGAACTGTTGCAAGCGAAAAGCGCGGAACAAAAAGCGCAAGAGACGTTGGCTTCGGGGAGCAACCGCTTGAAGGCGGCTCGCGATGAATTGAAGCGTGCCGAAGCCCAGGAACGCGAAGCGCGGGTTGCGTTGGAAGCCGAAAGCGATGGGGTGAACCCCGACGTGCGCCAGGCGATGGCGGAACTGGAGCGGAAGCGTTGGGAGCTGGAACAAACGGTCGTCCGTGCACCGACCGATGGCTATGTGACTCAGGTCACACTGCGTCCGGGGCAAATGGCGACGCCATTCTCTCCCATGTCGGCGATGCTGTTTATCCCCGATGAGAAACAGATGCTGGTCGCCCGGTATCCGCAAAATGCGATCGCTGGGATCGAAACGGGACTGGACGCCGAACTCGCGTTTCAAGCGTATCCCGGGCGCATCTTTCCCGCGAAAGTGGAATATGTTTTCGACATCATTCCCGAAGGACAGTTCCTAGGAATGGGGAAGCTACAAGGCGGAGCCGATGCGAGTGTTGGCGATGATATTCCGGTGAAATTTGTGTTTGGTGAAGATGTGGAAGCTTTAAACCTGCCGACTGGAGCGCACGTCAGCATCGCCGTCTATACGCATAACTTTCACGCCTTGGCGATTGTTCGCAAGATCATTCTGCGAATCAAGAGTTGGGAGAACTATGTGTTCTTCATGAAAAACTTTGACGCCGTCCACTAA
- a CDS encoding DUF3302 domain-containing protein, whose protein sequence is MFLNYLALCMILIVLVILFYTFIYIHELPYESAKHRNHPQQDAIYVACWLSLFTLHAIWPLVFLWALSHKEEPKQAAPETGVDPHPDLLARLAQLENQIKELQQDASGKTTKGGRGK, encoded by the coding sequence TTGTTTTTAAACTATCTTGCGCTGTGTATGATTTTGATCGTGCTTGTGATCTTGTTCTACACATTCATCTACATTCATGAGCTGCCGTATGAGTCGGCGAAACATCGAAATCATCCTCAACAGGATGCGATCTATGTCGCCTGTTGGTTGAGTCTGTTCACATTGCACGCGATATGGCCGTTGGTTTTCTTGTGGGCGTTGTCGCATAAAGAGGAACCGAAACAAGCAGCTCCCGAAACGGGGGTTGATCCGCACCCGGACCTCTTGGCGCGGCTGGCACAATTGGAAAATCAGATCAAAGAGCTGCAGCAGGATGCCAGCGGAAAAACGACCAAGGGAGGACGTGGGAAATGA
- the pgsA gene encoding CDP-diacylglycerol--glycerol-3-phosphate 3-phosphatidyltransferase, whose amino-acid sequence MTTAPTTSSAAQPSIYNVPNLLTTIRFFLAIGVVVLLAYQQIWPALVAFSVAAGTDWMDGYWARKYGQVTKLGRIFDPFVDKIIICGTFIALVAIDDSNVAPWMAIVIVARELLVTSLRGMIEGAGGDFSARWSGKWKMVLQCAAIIVVLICLGMLDAPAWLLQVGNATLWAAVALTLYSGWEYILAAARMLRENAKS is encoded by the coding sequence ATGACAACTGCCCCTACGACGTCAAGTGCTGCTCAGCCGTCGATCTACAACGTCCCCAATCTGCTGACGACGATTCGTTTCTTTTTGGCGATCGGTGTCGTGGTGCTGTTGGCATATCAACAGATATGGCCCGCTTTGGTGGCCTTTTCCGTTGCCGCGGGAACCGATTGGATGGATGGTTATTGGGCCCGCAAGTATGGCCAAGTCACCAAGCTGGGACGAATTTTCGACCCCTTCGTCGACAAGATCATCATTTGCGGCACGTTCATCGCATTGGTCGCGATCGACGATTCCAATGTCGCCCCTTGGATGGCGATCGTGATCGTGGCCCGCGAACTATTGGTGACCTCGCTGCGGGGGATGATCGAAGGGGCCGGCGGCGATTTCTCGGCCCGTTGGTCGGGGAAATGGAAGATGGTGCTCCAGTGCGCGGCGATTATCGTCGTCCTGATTTGCCTTGGGATGCTCGACGCGCCGGCTTGGCTTTTGCAGGTTGGCAACGCGACGTTGTGGGCCGCTGTTGCGTTGACGCTCTATTCGGGATGGGAATACATTCTCGCGGCGGCGAGAATGTTGCGTGAGAACGCAAAATCTTAA